One genomic region from Vannielia litorea encodes:
- a CDS encoding Lrp/AsnC family transcriptional regulator, with amino-acid sequence MATSKLDEIDRNILAELQADGRMTNVALAEKVGISAPPCLRRVRALEEAGYIKGYHADVDSRELGFEVQVFAMVGLNSQAESDLAAFEQRCREWSLVRECHMLNGEIDFILKCVAPDLSSFQSFLTGQLLTAPNVASVKTSLVIRCAKDDPGVPFDVLEARLAKTA; translated from the coding sequence ATGGCCACATCGAAGCTCGACGAAATTGATCGGAACATCCTCGCGGAGCTTCAGGCCGACGGGCGGATGACCAATGTCGCGCTGGCCGAAAAGGTCGGCATCTCGGCCCCGCCCTGCCTGCGCCGCGTGCGCGCGCTCGAGGAGGCCGGGTACATCAAGGGCTACCACGCCGATGTCGACAGCCGCGAGCTCGGCTTCGAGGTGCAGGTCTTTGCGATGGTCGGCCTCAACAGCCAGGCCGAGAGCGATCTGGCCGCCTTCGAGCAGCGCTGCCGCGAGTGGTCGCTCGTGCGTGAGTGCCACATGCTGAACGGCGAGATCGACTTCATCCTGAAATGCGTCGCGCCCGATCTCTCCAGCTTCCAGAGCTTCCTGACCGGCCAGTTGCTGACCGCGCCCAACGTGGCCTCGGTCAAGACCTCGCTGGTGATCCGCTGCGCCAAGGATGACCCCGGCGTGCCCTTCGACGTGCTCGAAGCGCGCCTCGCCAAGACCGCCTGA
- a CDS encoding Hint domain-containing protein, translating into MPLTRRYEVSYLASNGDIDEFQRVAPATPLFEDAFSALGRGALISTVDGLTAVEDILPGTLVETSTGPKPLLWIGSMMVFPDSGELSARAPGHEPQKMLRIATDSFGLGRPAPDLMLGPRARLLYRNAACVHAVGAEEAFAPARAFVDGVSVIEISPVSPQKVWQLCFEGQQTFYVNGVEVESFHPGLQAETIHDREMSALFLALFPHIEQFEDFGPMDVPRLTAFELDNLRAA; encoded by the coding sequence ATGCCTCTCACCCGCCGCTACGAGGTTTCATACCTCGCTTCAAACGGTGACATAGATGAGTTTCAGCGGGTGGCTCCGGCCACTCCGCTGTTCGAGGATGCGTTCTCGGCCCTTGGCCGGGGCGCCCTCATTTCCACGGTCGATGGCCTCACGGCCGTGGAAGATATTCTGCCCGGCACCCTCGTGGAAACCTCGACCGGCCCCAAGCCGCTGCTCTGGATCGGCTCGATGATGGTGTTTCCCGACAGCGGCGAACTCTCCGCGCGGGCGCCGGGGCACGAGCCGCAGAAGATGCTGCGGATCGCCACCGATTCCTTCGGCCTCGGCCGCCCTGCCCCCGACCTGATGCTCGGCCCGCGCGCCCGGCTGCTCTACCGGAACGCGGCCTGCGTGCATGCGGTGGGTGCCGAAGAGGCCTTTGCCCCGGCCCGCGCCTTTGTGGACGGTGTCAGCGTGATCGAGATTTCGCCTGTCTCGCCGCAGAAGGTCTGGCAGCTCTGCTTCGAGGGGCAGCAGACGTTTTACGTGAACGGCGTGGAGGTGGAGAGCTTTCACCCTGGCCTGCAGGCGGAGACGATCCACGACCGGGAGATGTCGGCGCTGTTCCTCGCGCTCTTCCCGCATATCGAGCAGTTCGAGGATTTCGGGCCGATGGATGTGCCGCGGCTCACCGCCTTCGAGCTGGACAACCTGCGCGCCGCCTGA